The Phoenix dactylifera cultivar Barhee BC4 chromosome 9, palm_55x_up_171113_PBpolish2nd_filt_p, whole genome shotgun sequence genome window below encodes:
- the LOC103710278 gene encoding auxin-responsive protein IAA16-like isoform X1, with amino-acid sequence MEEDFRKGEECPHLLDLIPNERDWMVKEVGGGGKGFGVIEEKKLELRLGLPGSEDWPAVMGKQEEHSVESALSLGHYKLCKTSGINPSSVGAKRGFFDTVESKTEVFQQQQQQHPGFLQLQAKGKDLSPKTNGRAEQQSLERKACGSSVAHGSAAAPSRNAAGANNSSQTSRTATTPVVGWPPIRSFRRNLASTSKPSLESENGGLETAIKPENGGKGLFVKINMDGIPIGRKVDLKAYDSYEKLPLAVNELFQGLLAAQRDPLAAGNQKNPEEKPAITGLLDGNGEYTLVYEDDEGDKMLVGDVPWDMFVSMAKRLRVLKSSELSASSLLQLGAVTRKRTAAEC; translated from the exons ATGGAAGAAGATTTTAGGAAAGGAGAAGAATGTCCTCATCTGCTTGATCTCATTCCAAATGAGAGAGATTGGATGGTCAAGGAAGTGGGTGGAGGAGGAAAAGGATTTGGAGTCATAGAAGAGAAAAAGCTTGAGCTGAGGCTTGGCCTCCCTGGGAGTGAAGACTGGCCAGCAGTTATGGGGAAACAAGAAGAGCATTCTGTTGAGTCTGCTCTATCTCTTGGTCACTACAAGCTTTGTAAAACCTCAGGCATCAATCCTTCTTCTGTTGGAGCCAAAAGAGGATTTTTTGACACAGTTGAGTCCAAAACAGAAG TTTTTCAACAGCAGCAACAACAGCATCCTGGCTTTCTCCAACTTCAGGCTAAAGGGAAGGACTTATCACCGAAGACAAATGGGAGAGCAGAGCAGCAGAGCCTTGAGAGAAAGGCATGTGGATCTTCAGTAGCGCATGGTTCTGCTGCTGCTCCTTCTCGTAATGCAGCTGGAGCCAACAACAGCTCCCAGACAAG CAGGACTGCCACAACTCCGGTTGTTGGGTGGCCTCCCATTCGTTCCTTCAGAAGGAATCTTGCAAGCACTTCCAAACCATCCCTTGAATCAGAGAATGGAGGCCTGGAAACAGCAATTAAGCCTGAGAATGGTGGGAAAGGCTTGTTTGTGAAGATCAACATGGATGGAATACCCATTGGAAGAAAAGTAGATTTGAAGGCCTATGATAGCTATGAGAAGCTTCCTCTGGCCGTCAATGAGCTCTTTCAAGGCCTTCTTGCAG CTCAAAGGGATCCTCTTGCTGCTGGAAATCAGAAGAATCCTGAAGAAAAGCCAGCAATTACAGGTTTACTAGATGGAAATGGCGAATATACTTTGGTTTATGAAGACGATGAAGGCGACAAGATGCTGGTGGGGGATGTCCCTTGGGA CATGTTTGTTTCCATGGCGAAGAGATTGCGTGTGTTGAAGAGTTCCGAGCTTTCTGCATCTTCT CTTCTCCAGCTGGGAGCAGTCACCAGGAAAAGAACAGCAGCCGAGTGTTGA
- the LOC103710278 gene encoding auxin-responsive protein IAA7-like isoform X2 — protein MEEDFRKGEECPHLLDLIPNERDWMVKEVGGGGKGFGVIEEKKLELRLGLPGSEDWPAVMGKQEEHSVESALSLGHYKLCKTSGINPSSVGAKRGFFDTVESKTEVFQQQQQQHPGFLQLQAKGKDLSPKTNGRAEQQSLERKACGSSVAHGSAAAPSRNAAGANNSSQTRTATTPVVGWPPIRSFRRNLASTSKPSLESENGGLETAIKPENGGKGLFVKINMDGIPIGRKVDLKAYDSYEKLPLAVNELFQGLLAAQRDPLAAGNQKNPEEKPAITGLLDGNGEYTLVYEDDEGDKMLVGDVPWDMFVSMAKRLRVLKSSELSASSLLQLGAVTRKRTAAEC, from the exons ATGGAAGAAGATTTTAGGAAAGGAGAAGAATGTCCTCATCTGCTTGATCTCATTCCAAATGAGAGAGATTGGATGGTCAAGGAAGTGGGTGGAGGAGGAAAAGGATTTGGAGTCATAGAAGAGAAAAAGCTTGAGCTGAGGCTTGGCCTCCCTGGGAGTGAAGACTGGCCAGCAGTTATGGGGAAACAAGAAGAGCATTCTGTTGAGTCTGCTCTATCTCTTGGTCACTACAAGCTTTGTAAAACCTCAGGCATCAATCCTTCTTCTGTTGGAGCCAAAAGAGGATTTTTTGACACAGTTGAGTCCAAAACAGAAG TTTTTCAACAGCAGCAACAACAGCATCCTGGCTTTCTCCAACTTCAGGCTAAAGGGAAGGACTTATCACCGAAGACAAATGGGAGAGCAGAGCAGCAGAGCCTTGAGAGAAAGGCATGTGGATCTTCAGTAGCGCATGGTTCTGCTGCTGCTCCTTCTCGTAATGCAGCTGGAGCCAACAACAGCTCCCAGACAAG GACTGCCACAACTCCGGTTGTTGGGTGGCCTCCCATTCGTTCCTTCAGAAGGAATCTTGCAAGCACTTCCAAACCATCCCTTGAATCAGAGAATGGAGGCCTGGAAACAGCAATTAAGCCTGAGAATGGTGGGAAAGGCTTGTTTGTGAAGATCAACATGGATGGAATACCCATTGGAAGAAAAGTAGATTTGAAGGCCTATGATAGCTATGAGAAGCTTCCTCTGGCCGTCAATGAGCTCTTTCAAGGCCTTCTTGCAG CTCAAAGGGATCCTCTTGCTGCTGGAAATCAGAAGAATCCTGAAGAAAAGCCAGCAATTACAGGTTTACTAGATGGAAATGGCGAATATACTTTGGTTTATGAAGACGATGAAGGCGACAAGATGCTGGTGGGGGATGTCCCTTGGGA CATGTTTGTTTCCATGGCGAAGAGATTGCGTGTGTTGAAGAGTTCCGAGCTTTCTGCATCTTCT CTTCTCCAGCTGGGAGCAGTCACCAGGAAAAGAACAGCAGCCGAGTGTTGA
- the LOC103710231 gene encoding receptor-like protein kinase 5 — MAPRSGSPSIHALPSICLLPLLLSTCLLPRSTSQRTSQEDDKRTLLKIKADWGNPPALSSWSNSGGAAGDHCNWDGILCTNGSVTDISLGEQSITGPISPAICDLKNLSLLDLHDNDLSGPFPTILYNCSNLEYLDISENLFIGEIPADIYRMSSRLSDLRLSGNNFTGNIPPSICRLPAIRSLLLDNNLFNRSFPAELGNLSALETLTLAYNPFTPARIPSEFGKMAKLSYLWMTKMNLFGEIPESLGNLVELEHLDLAWNSLNGTIPGWIWKLEKLKELYLFANKFSGEISGTIRALSLVQLDVSINQLTGSIPEDIGKLKNLSILFMYYNRLSGEIPASIGSLPNLQDIRLFGNNLTGVLPPELGKHSRLLNLEVQWNNISGKLPEYLCAGKALTSLNVFDNNFAGEVPASLGDCSTLDNIQLYRNAFSGDFPTGIWSAVNLTTVIIHDNALSGTLPDELPWNLTRLEMQNNRFSGKIPSTAKKLAVFRASNNLFSGEIPGTLAGISRLQILFLGGNQISGSIPPAVSLLTSLVNLNLSKNRLSGEIPAALGSLPVLTSLDLSGNQLSGEIPQAIGNLTLNFLNLSSNQLSGEIPTSLQNQAYERSFLANPGLCSSSNSIKNLHTCGYRSNDSDKLSKGLLVLFVVLGAACFLAVVVIGHSMVREHRRRRMDGDDLASWKLTSFHSLDFTEHNIVPGLTERNSIGSGGSGMVYRVVLRDRAEEIVAVKKIWNRRKLDSKLEKEFQAEVEILGSIRHANIVKLLCCISNDDSKLLVYEYMENGSLHQWLHKLQRIDRGSERSDPLDWPTRLGIAIGAARGLCYMHHDCSPPIVHRDVKSSNILLDAEFGAKIADFGLARMLVKGGDPESVSAVAGSFGYMAPECGYSRKVNEKVDVFSFGVVLLELVTGRGANDGGEHECLAEWAWRHYQEGGRVIDIIDEEIRDPLLYFDEIEVVFRLGLFCTGRTPSCRPSMKEVSQVLAKWDRRLRPRNLLHGQFDAAPFLQTKKGSRRQSLSEASEREDHNYLAGLV, encoded by the exons ATGGCGCCAAGGTCCGGATCTCCATCCATCCACGCCCTTCCCTCCATTTGCTTGCTCCCCCTCCTCCTGTCCACGTGTCTCCTTCCCAGATCCACCTCCCAAAGGACGTCGCAGGAAGACGACAAACGAACTCTCCTAAAGATCAAGGCCGACTGGGGAAACCCTCCCGCTCTTAGCTCTTGGAGTAACTCCGGCGGCGCCGCCGGTGACCACTGCAACTGGGACGGCATCCTCTGCACTAATGGCTCCGTTACTGACATATCGCTCGGGGAACAAAGCATCACAGGACCGATATCTCCGGCCATCTGTGACCTTAAAAACCTCTCTCTTCTCGATCTCCATGATAACGATCTCTCAGGACCTTTCCCCACTATCCTCTACAACTGCTCCAATCTCGAGTACTTGGACATCTCTGAGAACCTCTTCATCGGCGAGATCCCTGCCGATATCTACCGAATGTCTTCCCGTCTCTCCGATCTCCGCTTGTCTGGTAACAATTTCACCGGCAACATTCCCCCCTCGATCTGTCGGCTTCCGGCCATCCGGTCGTTGCTCCTCGACAACAATCTCTTCAACCGCTCGTTCCCAGCTGAACTGGGCAACCTTTCTGCTCTGGAGACCCTCACTCTCGCTTACAACCCCTTCACCCCTGCGAGAATTCCTTCAGAATTTGGGAAAATGGCCAAATTGAGCTACCTTTGGATGACAAAAATGAATCTTTTTGGTGAGATCCCGGAGTCTTTGGGGAATTTGGTCGAACTGGAGCACCTAGACTTGGCGTGGAATTCTCTCAATGGAACAATTCCCGGCTGGATCTGGAAGCTGGAGAAGCTAAAGGAGCTCTATCTATTTGCTAACAAATTCTCCGGCGAGATCAGTGGAACGATCAGAGCCTTGAGTCTGGTCCAGCTCGACGTCTCCATCAACCAGCTGACTGGATCCATACCGGAGGATATCGGAAAGCTCAAGAACCTCTCTATTCTATTCATGTACTACAATCGCTTATCTGGTGAGATTCCGGCAAGCATCGGATCGCTCCCGAACCTGCAAGACATCCGGCTCTTCGGCAACAATCTCACGGGGGTTTTGCCACCGGAATTAGGAAAGCACTCCCGACTGTTGAATCTTGAAGTCCAGTGGAACAACATTTCCGGCAAGTTGCCGGAGTATCTCTGCGCCGGCAAGGCTCTGACCTCGCTGAACGTGTTCGATAACAACTTCGCCGGTGAGGTGCCGGCGTCTCTCGGCGACTGCTCGACTCTGGATAACATTCAGCTCTACAGGAACGCATTCTCCGGCGACTTCCCCACAGGAATCTGGTCGGCTGTTAACCTGACCACCGTCATCATCCACGATAATGCCCTTTCCGGCACTCTTCCAGACGAGCTCCCATGGAATCTAACACGGTTGGAGATGCAAAACAATAGATTCTCCGGCAAGATCCCGTCGACCGCGAAGAAACTGGCGGTGTTCAGGGCGAGCAACAATTTGTTTTCCGGCGAGATCCCGGGAACACTAGCTGGTATATCCCGGCTCCAGATCCTCTTCCTCGGCGGAAACCAGATCTCGGGATCGATCCCGCCGGCGGTCTCGTTATTGACTTCCCTCGTCAACCTCAATCTCAGCAAGAACCGTCTCTCCGGTGAGATCCCGGCAGCGCTCGGATCGCTCCCGGTGCTGACCTCCCTCGACCTCTCCGGCAACCAGCTCTCCGGCGAGATCCCGCAGGCGATCGGCAACCTGACGCTCAACTTCCTCAACCTCTCCTCCAACCAACTCTCCGGAGAGATCCCGACCTCGCTGCAGAACCAAGCGTACGAGCGTAGCTTTCTGGCCAATCCCGGCCTCTGCTCGTCATCCAACTCCATCAAGAATCTCCACACGTGCGGATACCGATCAAACGACTCAGATAAGCTCTCAAAGGGGCTCCTCGTCCTCTTTGTGGTCCTCGGTGCGGCCTGCTTCTTGGCCGTGGTGGTGATAGGTCACTCGATGGTGAGAGAGCACCGCCGGAGGAGGATGGACGGCGATGATCTCGCCTCGTGGAAGCTCACGTCATTCCATTCTCTGGATTTCACCGAGCACAACATCGTCCCTGGGCTCACCGAAAGGAACTCGATCGGGAGCGGTGGATCGGGGATGGTCTACCGGGTCGTCCTCAGAGATCGTGCAGAGGAGATCGTGGCCGTCAAAAAGATATGGAACCGCAGAAAGCTGGACTCCAAGCTGGAAAAGGAGTTCCAGGCGGAAGTTGAGATCTTGGGCTCCATCCGGCACGCCAATATCGTGAAGCTCTTGTGCTGCATCTCAAATGACGACTCCAAGTTGCTGGTGTACGAGTACATGGAGAATGGAAGCCTGCACCAGTGGCTGCACAAATTGCAGAGAATCGATAGGGGCTCGGAGCGTTCTGATCCGTTGGATTGGCCGACGAGGCTGGGGATCGCGATCGGAGCAGCACGGGGGCTCTGCTACATGCATCATGATTGCTCCCCGCCCATAGTGCATCGAGATGTGAAGTCCAGCAACATACTACTGGATGCAGAATTCGGTGCCAAGATCGCAGACTTCGGTCTGGCTCGGATGCTGGTTAAAGGCGGCGACCCCGAAAGCGTGTCGGCTGTAGCAGGCTCTTTCGGATATATGGCTCCAG AGTGTGGATACTCGAGGAAGGTCAATGAGAAGGTGGATGTGTTCAGTTTCGGGGTGGTCCTTTTGGAGCTGGTAACAGGAAGGGGAGCCAACGATGGGGGTGAGCACGAATGCCTTGCAGAGTGGGCATGGCGCCATTACCAGGAGGGTGGTAGGGTGATTGATATCATAGACGAGGAGATTCGAGATCCCCTGCTTTACTTTGACGAGATAGAAGTGGTCTTCAGGCTAGGCCTGTTCTGCACAGGAAGAACGCCTTCATGCAGGCCTTCAATGAAAGAGGTGTCGCAAGTCCTAGCAAAGTGGGATAGAAGGCTGAGGCCTCGAAATTTGCTTCACGGCCAGTTCGATGCAGCTCCCTTTCTGCAAACCAAGAAGGGTAGCCGGCGTCAAAGCCTGTCAGAAGCAAGCGAAAGAGAAGATCACAATTATTTGGCAGGTCTAGTTTAG
- the LOC103710230 gene encoding protein DETOXIFICATION 51-like, translating to MCNTNSSAVSMAATDEKNPLMPHLCYTIVPLSKPGKNQPLKSPELEKPAQLPLLPSLAETLREASSLFHLSFPIALTALLLYSRSVLSMLFLGSLGDLPLAAGSLAIAFANITGYSVLSGLSLGMEPLCSQAFGANQPKLLSLTLHRSVLFLLCSSIPISLLWLNMSKILLFLGQDSEITSVAQSFLIFSLPDLISLSFIHPLRVYLRSQGITRPLTLAASVAAFLHLPANLLLVAHLRFGVPGVAAASAASNIALLLFLLLHLRGEPDPTWRLPTRECLSGWAPLARLAAPSCVSVCLEWWWYELMILLCGLLPDPKPTVASMGVLIQTTALVYVFPSSLSFGVSTRVGNELGANRPASARASAAVSVALSAGIGFAAMGFAAGMRERWGRMFTDDGEILRLTAAALPIVGLCELGNCPQTVGCGVLRGSARPAHAARVNLGAFYLVGMPVAVGLGFVLGVGFTGLWMGLLAAQVCCAGLMLYVVGTTDWEAQAWRAQVLTRNPPAGPKDNKEGGNAVHDEVVVVEDGKAAQTCYEPFISLRVVDIQM from the coding sequence ATGTGTAATACGAACAGCAGCGCCGTTTCCATGGCGGCCACCGACGAAAAGAACCCACTAATGCCCCATCTCTGTTACACCATCGTCCCGCTCTCGAAGCCCGGAAAGAACCAACCTTTGAAGTCGCCGGAGCTTGAGAAGCCCGCCCAATTGCCTCTCTTGCCCTCACTGGCCGAGACCCTGAGGGAGGCCTCATCCCTCTTCCACCTCTCATTCCCCATCGCGCTTACCGCGCTCCTTCTTTACTCCCGCTCTGTTCTCTCTATGCTGTTTTTGGGATCTTTGGGCGACCTCCCGCTCGCCGCCGGCTCCCTCGCCATCGCCTTCGCCAACATCACGGGCTACTCTGTGCTCTCGGGCTTGTCGCTGGGAATGGAGCCCCTCTGCTCGCAGGCCTTCGGCGCCAACCAGCCCAAGCTCCTGTCGCTCACCCTCCACCGCTCTGTTCTCTTCCTCCTGTGTTCTTCCATCCCCATCTCTCTTCTCTGGCTCAACATGTCAAAGATCCTCCTTTTCCTCGGCCAGGACTCGGAAATCACCTCCGTCGCCCAAAGCTTCCTCATTTTCTCCCTCCCTGACCTCATTTCCTTGTCTTTCATTCATCCCCTACGCGTATACCTCCGCTCGCAGGGCATCACCCGACCTCTCACGCTCGCAGCCTCCGTCGCCGCCTTCCTCCACCTCCCGGCCAACCTCCTCCTCGTCGCCCACCTCCGCTTCGGCGTCCCCGGCGTCGCGGCGGCCTCTGCTGCCTCCAACatcgccctcctcctcttcctcctcctccacctccgcggcGAACCGGACCCCACGTGGCGGCTTCCCACGCGGGAGTGCCTCTCCGGGTGGGCTCCCCTGGCCCGCCTCGCCGCGCCGAGCTGCGTCTCCGTCTGCCTCGAGTGGTGGTGGTACGAGCTGATGATCCTTCTCTGCGGCCTCCTCCCGGACCCGAAGCCCACGGTGGCCTCCATGGGCGTCCTTATCCAGACCACCGCCCTCGTCTACGTCTTCCCCTCCTCCCTCAGTTTTGGCGTCTCCACCCGGGTGGGCAACGAGCTGGGTGCCAACCGCCCGGCCAGCGCCCGCGCTTCGGCCGCCGTCTCGGTGGCGCTCTCGGCCGGGATCGGGTTCGCGGCGATGGGGTTTGCGGCGGGGATGCGAGAGCGGTGGGGGCGGATGTTCACGGACGACGGGGAGATACTCCGGCTGACGGCGGCGGCGCTGCCGATCGTGGGGCTGTGCGAGCTGGGGAACTGCCCCCAGACGGTGGGGTGCGGGGTGCTGCGGGGGAGCGCGCGTCCGGCCCACGCAGCCCGCGTCAACCTCGGGGCCTTCTACCTCGTCGGCATGCCGGTGGCCGTCGGGCTGGGGTTCGTCCTCGGCGTGGGCTTCACGGGGCTGTGGATGGGCCTCCTCGCCGCCCAGGTCTGCTGCGCCGGCCTCATGCTCTACGTCGTGGGGACCACCGACTGGGAGGCCCAGGCTTGGCGGGCTCAGGTGCTCACGAGGAACCCACCTGCCGGGCCCAAAGATAATAAGGAGGGAGGCAACGCAGTGCATGATGAGGTGGTGGTGGTCGAGGATGGAAAGGCTGCACAAACTTGCTACGAGCCATTCATCTCCCTCAGAGTGGTAGACATCCAGATGTGA